A genomic window from Pseudomonas argentinensis includes:
- a CDS encoding ogr/Delta-like zinc finger family protein gives MRIRTSVGQTPCFRSTYYQCQNVACGATFSGSVTIDYQLSPSGLEQPLMVLPVAPAVERMKALRDNAKATNQMDLLAALEEAV, from the coding sequence ATGCGCATCCGAACCAGCGTGGGGCAAACACCTTGCTTCCGCTCCACGTATTACCAGTGCCAGAACGTGGCCTGCGGCGCAACGTTCAGCGGCTCGGTAACGATCGATTACCAGCTCAGCCCGTCCGGCCTTGAACAGCCGCTGATGGTGCTGCCGGTCGCCCCGGCGGTGGAGCGCATGAAGGCCCTGCGCGACAACGCCAAGGCCACCAACCAGATGGACCTGCTTGCAGCACTGGAGGAAGCGGTATGA
- a CDS encoding DUF1652 domain-containing protein, producing the protein MLSDLEQRQIIEAAFLPLRCRCTISVEGSVMLQICNPDSDEIRMTVAGIDRTELNNSRGILKLVLQIREDMRVLNEQPVRGRQHTAASLQGAKGG; encoded by the coding sequence ATGTTATCGGATTTAGAACAGAGGCAGATAATAGAGGCGGCTTTTCTGCCATTGCGTTGCCGTTGCACCATCAGCGTTGAGGGCTCTGTGATGTTACAGATATGCAACCCGGATTCTGATGAGATTCGTATGACGGTGGCTGGTATCGACCGGACCGAGCTGAATAACTCGCGAGGCATTTTGAAACTAGTCTTGCAGATAAGAGAAGACATGCGCGTGCTTAACGAGCAGCCGGTGCGGGGGCGGCAACATACGGCCGCGAGTCTGCAAGGCGCCAAGGGTGGCTAG
- a CDS encoding IS3 family transposase (programmed frameshift) — protein sequence MSKQRRTFSAEFKREAAALVLDQGYSHVEACRSLGVVDSALRRWVKQLQDERQGVTPKSKALTPEQQKIQELEARIDRLEREKTIPKKGYRSLDVGRVQSYALIDQLSEQESVEVVCSAFDVVRSCYYAHRLRCRRVDARRVALRSQVNQLFSRSRGSAGSRSILGMLRESGETIGRFRVRRLMRELGLVSKQPGSHAYKQATVERPDIPNRLNREFATETPNQVWCGDITYIWVQGRWYYLAAVLDLHTRRVVGWAFSAKPDAELVIKALDMAYEQRGKPQQVMFHSDQGSQYASRLFRQRLWRYRMQQSMSRRGNCWDNSPMERLFRSLKSEWVPTTGYLTAQEAQRDISHYLMHRYNWIRPHQFNDGLPPAVAEEKLNPLSGIS from the exons ATGAGCAAGCAACGACGTACGTTTTCCGCAGAGTTCAAGCGAGAGGCAGCGGCCTTGGTACTGGATCAAGGCTACAGCCATGTCGAGGCCTGCCGTTCACTGGGCGTCGTGGACTCGGCATTACGACGCTGGGTGAAACAGCTCCAAGATGAGCGCCAGGGAGTCACGCCGAAAAGCAAGGCACTGACACCCGAGCAGCAGAAAATCCAGGAGTTGGAAGCCAGGATAGACCGACTGGAACGAGAGAAAACGATCC CTAAAAAAGGCTACCGCTCTCTTGATGTCGGACGAGTTCAATCGTACGCGCTGATAGACCAGTTGAGTGAGCAGGAGTCGGTGGAAGTGGTCTGTTCAGCCTTCGATGTGGTGCGGTCTTGCTACTACGCCCATCGTCTTCGATGTCGTCGTGTCGATGCTCGCCGCGTGGCGCTACGTAGCCAGGTCAATCAGTTGTTCAGCCGGAGCCGAGGCTCGGCTGGAAGTCGGAGCATCTTGGGCATGCTGCGCGAGAGTGGCGAGACGATTGGCCGTTTTCGTGTGCGCCGGCTGATGCGTGAGCTGGGCCTGGTCAGCAAGCAACCAGGCTCGCACGCCTACAAGCAGGCCACGGTTGAGCGACCAGATATTCCCAATCGACTGAATCGCGAGTTCGCGACGGAAACACCCAATCAGGTCTGGTGTGGCGACATCACCTATATCTGGGTGCAAGGTCGCTGGTATTACTTGGCCGCAGTGCTGGATCTACATACCCGCCGGGTAGTTGGCTGGGCGTTCTCAGCCAAACCAGATGCCGAGTTGGTCATCAAGGCCCTGGACATGGCTTACGAGCAACGCGGCAAGCCACAACAGGTAATGTTCCATTCGGACCAGGGCAGTCAGTACGCCAGCCGTCTGTTCCGCCAGCGGTTGTGGCGCTACCGAATGCAGCAGAGCATGAGTCGTCGGGGTAATTGCTGGGACAATTCACCGATGGAGCGCCTGTTCCGAAGCCTAAAGTCGGAATGGGTTCCAACGACCGGATACCTAACCGCTCAAGAAGCTCAACGGGACATCAGTCATTACCTGATGCACCGTTACAACTGGATCAGGCCGCATCAGTTCAACGACGGACTGCCACCTGCGGTGGCCGAAGAAAAACTTAACCCACTGTCCGGTATAAGTTGA
- a CDS encoding YmfL family putative regulatory protein, which produces MATTPSKNQKRPAPVLETRRQVMSAVIAAFPGGRESAAARLGLPLKKLDNHLYENAGSQPLTDAQVLQLEQQAGTAHLPDYICHLYGGVFVPMPEQGELDNLDLYARGLSTSQLRGMVDQLIAKSLDDGVICEAEVQAILAAHRQHIAARHSEVTAVIVLHSKGSQP; this is translated from the coding sequence ATGGCTACCACCCCGAGCAAAAACCAGAAGCGCCCCGCTCCCGTTCTAGAAACACGCCGCCAGGTCATGAGCGCGGTAATCGCCGCGTTCCCGGGCGGCCGTGAGTCCGCCGCTGCCCGCCTGGGCCTGCCCCTCAAGAAGCTGGACAACCACCTGTACGAGAACGCCGGCAGCCAGCCGCTGACCGACGCCCAGGTGCTCCAGCTCGAGCAGCAGGCCGGCACCGCTCACCTGCCGGATTACATCTGCCACCTCTACGGCGGTGTGTTCGTGCCCATGCCCGAGCAGGGCGAGCTGGACAACCTGGACCTTTACGCCCGAGGCCTGAGCACCAGCCAGCTGCGCGGCATGGTCGACCAGCTGATCGCCAAATCCCTGGACGACGGCGTTATCTGCGAAGCCGAGGTGCAAGCCATCCTCGCCGCCCACCGCCAACACATCGCCGCACGCCATAGCGAAGTCACCGCCGTGATCGTGCTGCACAGCAAAGGAAGCCAACCATGA
- a CDS encoding LexA family protein, which produces MSLTILGRNQRLVHLLPEAKELRITGFQSPAEDEKEEGLSLDALTSLGAPHVWVVRVEDDSLIGFGMYPGDRLVVDRGTMSKREQYVVVDLEDDGCYRVRLMIDDGHDRLVLRAPNRFTPDVNLEYEECVQIWGVVRWVISYVGR; this is translated from the coding sequence ATGTCACTCACCATTCTGGGCCGCAACCAGCGGCTCGTTCACCTGTTGCCCGAAGCCAAGGAACTGCGAATCACGGGCTTTCAATCCCCCGCCGAGGACGAGAAGGAGGAGGGGCTTTCGCTCGACGCGCTGACCAGCCTGGGGGCACCTCACGTGTGGGTGGTGCGGGTGGAAGACGACAGCCTGATCGGCTTCGGCATGTACCCCGGCGACCGGCTGGTGGTGGACCGCGGCACCATGAGCAAGCGCGAGCAGTACGTGGTGGTCGACCTCGAGGACGACGGCTGCTACCGCGTGCGCCTGATGATCGATGACGGCCACGACCGCCTGGTGCTGCGCGCGCCCAACCGCTTCACGCCCGACGTCAACCTCGAGTACGAGGAGTGCGTGCAGATCTGGGGCGTGGTGCGCTGGGTGATCAGCTACGTGGGGCGCTGA
- a CDS encoding very short patch repair endonuclease — MRAVRRQNTAPEIRVRSVLHRVGLRFRIHQKNLPGSPDIVLAKHKTVVFVHGCFWHRHPGCRYATTPKTRQEFWIPKFDANIKRDARKEAQLRELGWRVLVVWECETKDLLALEARLRREFDLPLSGPRTP; from the coding sequence ATGCGGGCGGTGCGTCGGCAAAATACCGCCCCTGAAATTAGAGTGCGGTCAGTGCTTCATCGAGTGGGGTTGCGCTTTCGGATACACCAGAAGAATCTTCCTGGCTCTCCAGATATTGTTCTCGCAAAGCATAAAACAGTGGTTTTTGTTCATGGCTGCTTCTGGCATCGGCATCCTGGTTGTAGATACGCCACTACTCCAAAAACTCGCCAAGAATTCTGGATTCCCAAGTTCGATGCCAACATCAAGCGTGACGCTCGTAAAGAGGCCCAGCTTAGAGAGCTGGGCTGGCGTGTTCTGGTTGTTTGGGAGTGTGAAACAAAGGACTTGCTGGCTTTGGAGGCTCGACTCAGGCGCGAATTTGACCTTCCACTCTCTGGGCCTCGTACTCCCTGA
- a CDS encoding general stress protein produces the protein MTNNNPGNFANDREKASEAGRKGGENSGGNFANDPERASEAGSKGGQNSGGNFANDPERAAEAGHKGGQNSGGNFANDHERAAEAGRKGGQNSHGGNGGQQ, from the coding sequence ATGACTAACAACAACCCTGGCAACTTCGCTAACGACCGCGAGAAAGCATCCGAAGCAGGCCGCAAAGGCGGCGAAAACAGCGGCGGCAATTTTGCCAACGATCCGGAGCGCGCATCCGAAGCGGGCAGCAAAGGTGGGCAGAACAGTGGCGGTAATTTCGCCAACGACCCAGAGCGCGCCGCTGAAGCGGGCCACAAAGGTGGGCAGAACAGCGGCGGCAATTTCGCTAACGACCATGAACGTGCCGCTGAAGCAGGCCGTAAAGGTGGCCAAAATAGCCATGGCGGCAATGGTGGCCAACAGTAA
- a CDS encoding ATP-binding protein, which yields MQDNASGPYKLTVDLNVLEHLGINLYSNVPAVLTEMVANAWDADAERVEIDIEENLQFIDILDNGIGMDLDAINKKFLWVGFQKRKEDGDVSLLKKRPVMGRKGVGKLAPFSIANVVEVYSYINGEKNAFRMEVKGIREAAAGYRAYYPEPISTELCPEKNGTRLVLRELHKDRIRTANLIQRLARRFSVIGQEDFKIIIKHKNGLEKEVTLKDRGDLEKLQYIWPIGGWEPPAWLEDYVIRTHELPGTLDGWDSGLSVKGWIGTANKPKDLDSAAGNINVIVVLARGRLFQENVLNEVNDGRHYTKYLVGHLDINFLDDSDLRDIATSDRQRIQEGDPRYSQVVSFVKSTLAKIESDWSTWRAIDRADEVQTFNPVVREWLDGLSVDHRKHAQKMIGSISSLDAEDGENIVLKHAILGFERAKMIGSTKELSEAMSVDAQTLLPLLANLDSIEASLYRDIVSNRLSVIKAFQAKITNNELEKVLQDYLFDHLWLLDPSWERATGSEIIEKPVNDEFGKISAKLTNSERKGRVDIKYRKTSGRHVIIELKRADRAMGVLELVQQGVKYRDALLKCLDDRKRSDEPYEVVFVLGKPLKEEGALQSQQLIDQMLKSINGRVIKYKELVDSALNGYAAYIQARGSVDKIQRVIDALDAGKQ from the coding sequence ATGCAAGACAATGCGTCAGGTCCATACAAATTAACTGTTGATCTGAATGTTTTAGAACATCTCGGGATCAATCTTTATAGCAACGTACCAGCTGTTTTGACTGAGATGGTTGCTAATGCTTGGGATGCCGACGCTGAGCGGGTCGAAATAGATATCGAAGAGAACTTACAGTTCATTGATATCCTTGATAACGGCATTGGGATGGATCTGGATGCTATCAATAAAAAGTTTCTATGGGTGGGCTTCCAAAAGCGAAAAGAAGATGGCGATGTAAGCTTGCTTAAAAAACGCCCAGTAATGGGGCGTAAGGGCGTTGGAAAGCTAGCTCCTTTCTCGATTGCTAATGTCGTTGAGGTTTATTCATATATAAATGGCGAAAAGAATGCCTTCCGTATGGAAGTTAAGGGCATTAGGGAAGCTGCTGCAGGCTACAGGGCTTATTACCCCGAACCGATATCCACAGAGCTATGTCCGGAAAAGAACGGCACTAGATTGGTTTTGAGGGAGCTACATAAAGATCGCATACGTACAGCAAACCTGATTCAGCGATTGGCACGGAGGTTTTCGGTAATAGGCCAGGAAGACTTCAAGATCATAATTAAGCACAAGAATGGGCTTGAGAAAGAAGTAACTCTCAAAGATCGTGGTGATCTTGAAAAGCTCCAATATATTTGGCCAATCGGCGGATGGGAGCCCCCAGCATGGCTTGAGGATTATGTGATCAGAACTCATGAATTGCCCGGCACTTTAGATGGCTGGGATTCAGGGCTCAGCGTGAAGGGGTGGATCGGAACGGCTAACAAGCCTAAAGATCTTGATTCTGCCGCCGGCAATATCAACGTGATTGTTGTGCTTGCCAGAGGGCGCCTGTTTCAAGAGAACGTGTTGAACGAAGTTAATGATGGGCGTCATTACACCAAGTATTTAGTCGGGCATCTCGATATTAACTTTCTTGATGACAGCGACTTGCGTGATATTGCTACTAGTGATCGACAGAGGATCCAAGAAGGTGATCCCCGATATAGTCAAGTGGTATCTTTTGTAAAAAGCACATTGGCTAAAATTGAGTCGGACTGGAGCACGTGGAGGGCTATTGACAGGGCTGATGAGGTTCAGACTTTCAATCCAGTTGTTCGCGAGTGGTTGGACGGACTTTCGGTTGATCATCGCAAGCATGCACAAAAAATGATTGGTTCAATCTCAAGCTTAGATGCTGAAGATGGTGAAAATATTGTATTGAAGCACGCCATTTTGGGGTTTGAACGGGCCAAAATGATTGGCAGTACTAAAGAGTTGAGTGAGGCGATGTCTGTTGATGCTCAGACGTTGCTCCCATTGCTCGCCAATCTTGATTCAATTGAGGCCTCTCTTTACAGGGATATCGTAAGCAATCGCCTTAGCGTTATTAAAGCCTTTCAGGCAAAGATAACTAATAACGAGCTTGAGAAAGTACTTCAAGACTACCTTTTTGATCACCTCTGGCTTTTGGATCCTTCGTGGGAACGGGCAACCGGTAGTGAAATTATCGAAAAGCCCGTCAATGATGAGTTTGGCAAGATATCAGCTAAATTAACTAATAGTGAGCGTAAAGGGCGCGTTGATATCAAATACCGCAAGACTTCAGGGCGCCACGTGATTATTGAGCTAAAACGGGCTGATCGAGCCATGGGTGTTCTGGAACTCGTTCAGCAAGGGGTGAAGTATAGAGATGCTTTGCTCAAATGTCTGGATGATCGAAAACGCTCGGACGAGCCTTACGAGGTCGTATTTGTTCTAGGCAAACCTCTAAAGGAAGAAGGCGCTTTACAATCGCAACAACTGATTGACCAGATGCTGAAATCTATCAATGGGCGGGTCATCAAGTACAAAGAGCTAGTTGATTCAGCGCTCAATGGATATGCCGCGTATATTCAGGCGCGCGGATCTGTCGACAAAATCCAGAGAGTTATTGATGCGCTGGATGCCGGCAAACAATAG
- a CDS encoding DNA cytosine methyltransferase, protein MIDAVDLFCGAGGLTAGMLNAGISVRAGYDIEAQCEYAYRENNRAAFVACDVKDVTAEQLLGWYRPNRYRLLAGCAPCQPFSTYNQGRDTRTDRKWPLLYHFARLIEETEPHLVTMENVPDVTKHEVYRDFVASMFEKGYQIWDGRVSCVDYGLPQKRRRHVLLASRLGLPISIISPTHKDAPVTVESAIRHLPRIAAGECDPNDPLHRAATLTPLNFKRIIHSRPGGTWRDWPEELVAECHRKESGKTYASVYGRMRPDEPSPTMTTLCYGFGNGRFGHPDQARAISLREAAILQSFPDTYVFMEPENITFKAVGRMIGNAVPVRLGEVIGESLMNHVREYEAQRVEGQIRA, encoded by the coding sequence ATGATCGATGCAGTTGACCTTTTCTGTGGTGCGGGCGGCCTGACGGCTGGGATGCTCAACGCAGGAATTTCGGTGCGCGCGGGCTACGACATCGAAGCCCAGTGCGAATACGCCTATAGAGAGAATAACCGCGCAGCTTTCGTCGCTTGCGACGTGAAAGACGTGACGGCCGAGCAGCTTCTCGGCTGGTACCGCCCCAATCGTTATCGCCTGCTGGCTGGCTGCGCCCCCTGTCAGCCGTTCTCTACCTACAACCAAGGGCGTGATACTCGTACCGATCGCAAGTGGCCGCTGCTCTACCACTTCGCTCGTCTCATCGAAGAAACCGAGCCCCATCTGGTTACGATGGAGAACGTGCCCGATGTGACCAAGCACGAGGTGTATCGAGACTTCGTGGCCAGCATGTTCGAGAAGGGCTATCAAATCTGGGACGGGCGTGTCTCCTGTGTCGACTATGGCCTGCCACAGAAGCGTCGTCGGCACGTGCTTCTGGCCTCAAGGTTGGGCCTGCCGATCAGCATCATCTCTCCAACTCACAAGGACGCTCCCGTCACCGTGGAAAGTGCGATACGGCATCTGCCACGTATCGCGGCTGGAGAGTGCGACCCGAACGACCCGCTTCATCGAGCTGCCACGCTTACACCACTCAATTTCAAGCGAATCATTCACTCGAGGCCAGGTGGCACTTGGCGAGACTGGCCGGAGGAGCTTGTTGCCGAATGTCACCGCAAGGAAAGTGGCAAGACCTATGCCAGCGTCTATGGCCGGATGCGGCCGGACGAGCCCAGTCCCACGATGACCACTCTTTGCTATGGCTTCGGGAACGGTCGTTTTGGGCATCCTGACCAAGCACGCGCGATATCACTACGCGAAGCGGCGATCCTGCAGTCTTTTCCAGACACATACGTGTTCATGGAGCCCGAGAACATTACCTTCAAAGCAGTAGGCCGCATGATTGGAAACGCGGTACCTGTCCGACTGGGCGAAGTGATCGGGGAAAGCTTGATGAACCATGTCAGGGAGTACGAGGCCCAGAGAGTGGAAGGTCAAATTCGCGCCTGA
- a CDS encoding DUF1652 domain-containing protein, producing MALIHRYFEPLHIQTLFHAPLMVQIEIWDPDIQRQVLIGEYPCTTTLSCGDIMELITAIEAQLQRSHTNLYAYHRGVTGIGLRPKR from the coding sequence ATGGCTCTGATACATCGATATTTTGAGCCATTGCATATCCAAACCTTATTCCACGCACCGCTAATGGTCCAAATCGAGATATGGGATCCAGATATTCAACGCCAAGTTTTAATTGGCGAATACCCCTGCACTACAACATTAAGCTGCGGAGATATAATGGAATTGATCACAGCCATTGAAGCCCAACTGCAACGATCGCACACGAATTTATATGCCTACCACCGCGGAGTAACGGGTATTGGCTTAAGGCCCAAACGTTGA
- a CDS encoding helix-turn-helix domain-containing protein yields the protein MNIGDRLREERVRLGFNQADFAAVAGVAKTSQFNYEKGERSPDAEYLAAIAEKGVDVLYVIAGRRTPAAADAISEAEADLLVCFRQLSDEEQKHTRKMISALASTAQPKDK from the coding sequence TTGAATATCGGTGATCGGCTGAGGGAAGAGCGTGTCCGCTTGGGCTTCAACCAGGCAGATTTCGCGGCTGTTGCCGGTGTGGCCAAGACATCGCAGTTCAACTACGAGAAGGGCGAGCGCAGTCCAGATGCTGAGTACCTGGCTGCCATAGCTGAAAAAGGCGTAGACGTGCTCTACGTCATAGCAGGCCGGCGCACACCCGCGGCCGCCGATGCGATCAGCGAAGCCGAAGCTGATCTGTTGGTGTGCTTCAGACAGTTATCTGATGAAGAGCAGAAGCACACTCGGAAAATGATCAGCGCGTTAGCATCAACAGCTCAGCCTAAAGATAAATAG
- a CDS encoding DNA-binding protein: protein MPNAYPTEQACKAARERLQKLGLTAKEWAEQNDFTPSTVYAVLNGQKKCLRGVSHRAAVLLGIKAGEVEQ, encoded by the coding sequence ATGCCGAACGCCTACCCCACTGAGCAAGCGTGCAAAGCAGCGCGCGAGCGGCTGCAAAAGCTTGGACTGACTGCAAAGGAATGGGCCGAGCAGAACGACTTCACGCCCAGCACCGTCTACGCGGTGCTCAATGGGCAGAAGAAGTGCCTGCGCGGTGTCTCGCACCGGGCCGCTGTACTGCTGGGCATCAAGGCCGGTGAGGTGGAACAGTAA
- a CDS encoding DUF1652 domain-containing protein produces the protein MMSPRQQRQLIQAALIPHVCKCTITPVGLIAIQVCDPVSDAVVLEVKGVRAGDLMNWAAIDKFASDLQCHLAASGQGDRKAS, from the coding sequence ATGATGTCTCCTAGGCAGCAACGACAGTTGATACAAGCCGCGTTGATACCTCACGTGTGCAAGTGCACTATCACGCCCGTAGGCCTCATCGCTATCCAGGTCTGTGACCCGGTCAGCGACGCCGTGGTATTGGAAGTGAAAGGCGTGCGGGCCGGTGATTTGATGAACTGGGCGGCGATCGACAAATTCGCCTCAGACCTGCAGTGCCATCTAGCCGCAAGCGGGCAAGGTGATCGCAAAGCCAGCTGA
- a CDS encoding Y-family DNA polymerase, producing the protein MDQVFALIDCNSFYCSCERICQPALKHKPVVVLSNNDGCVIARTAEVKALGIPMGAPYFKVRDQLRAGGVVVRSSNYTLYADISNRVMRTIRDMVPGIEVYSVDECWADLTGIADLDGLGRQVRARLLRDIGMPVGVGISTTKTLAKLANWAAKKWPATGCVVDLTDPARQAKLLHIAPVGEVWGIGRRLAPQLQTLGINTAWDLAHFDVATLRKQFGVTLERTARELRGVSCLDFNEGPPPKQAICSSKMFGEKLEDLAPIREALATYVTRACEKLRSQRSLCGAIQVSIKTQIHNPALPRYANAQTVALPVPTDDTRDILAPALRALYAIYRQGFAYSKCSILLMDLSQRGELTADLFAPAARVGSDRVMAALDAINKREGAGTLRLGRVPVDPWWGMKREMKSRFYTTRWDELIGVRG; encoded by the coding sequence ATGGACCAGGTATTCGCCTTGATCGACTGCAACAGCTTCTACTGCAGCTGCGAGCGCATTTGCCAGCCAGCGCTGAAGCACAAGCCGGTGGTGGTGCTCTCGAACAACGACGGCTGCGTGATCGCCCGCACGGCGGAAGTGAAGGCCCTGGGCATTCCCATGGGTGCGCCTTACTTCAAGGTACGGGACCAGCTGCGCGCCGGCGGCGTGGTGGTGCGTTCGAGCAACTACACGCTGTACGCGGACATCAGCAACCGGGTGATGCGCACCATCCGCGATATGGTGCCGGGCATCGAGGTGTACAGCGTGGACGAGTGCTGGGCCGACCTGACCGGCATTGCTGACCTGGACGGCCTCGGCCGGCAGGTGCGGGCGCGCCTGCTGCGTGATATCGGCATGCCGGTGGGCGTGGGCATCAGCACGACCAAGACCCTGGCCAAGCTGGCCAACTGGGCGGCGAAGAAGTGGCCGGCCACGGGCTGCGTGGTGGACCTGACCGACCCGGCGCGCCAGGCCAAGCTGCTGCACATTGCGCCCGTGGGCGAGGTGTGGGGCATCGGCCGGCGCCTGGCGCCACAGCTGCAGACCCTGGGCATCAACACAGCGTGGGATTTGGCGCACTTCGACGTGGCCACCCTGCGCAAGCAGTTCGGCGTGACCCTGGAGCGCACCGCGCGGGAGCTGCGCGGCGTGAGTTGCCTGGACTTCAACGAGGGGCCGCCACCGAAACAGGCGATCTGCTCGAGCAAGATGTTTGGCGAGAAGCTCGAAGACCTAGCGCCGATTCGTGAGGCGCTGGCGACCTACGTAACGCGCGCGTGCGAGAAGCTGCGTAGCCAGCGTTCGCTGTGCGGCGCGATCCAGGTGAGCATCAAGACGCAGATCCACAACCCCGCGCTGCCGCGCTACGCCAACGCACAGACCGTGGCGCTGCCGGTGCCCACCGATGACACGCGGGACATTCTGGCGCCGGCGCTGCGCGCCCTGTATGCGATCTACCGGCAAGGCTTCGCGTACTCGAAGTGCTCGATTCTGCTGATGGATCTGAGCCAGCGCGGTGAGTTAACGGCGGATCTGTTCGCGCCGGCGGCGCGGGTGGGCAGTGATCGGGTGATGGCGGCGCTGGATGCGATCAACAAGCGGGAGGGCGCCGGCACCCTGCGGCTGGGCCGGGTGCCGGTCGACCCCTGGTGGGGCATGAAGCGCGAGATGAAGAGCCGGTTTTACACGACTCGGTGGGATGAGTTGATCGGGGTGAGAGGCTAA